The region TCAACTCGGAAGTCACGCAAATAAAATTTCTACCCTTGGGAGCGAGTCCCTATGCCGTGGACATTCTTTTTACCTAAACTAGGTTAGGATTTACCTCTCCTTCATTCATAACCTATACCGTGCTTCGGCGAAAATATGGACTTTCTTCCGATTCCTCATCCTCACAACGGAAACCGAACATCTACCGCTCTCCAAACACGACATCAGGAACTATAAAGGGTTGTTTGCTATAGCCAACCATACTAGCCGATTTGGACATGTGGCACATGCTTATTCGGAGGTTCGGAGTCTAGTCCGCCGTCGGACGACTTTCTTCCTTGACTATCTTTGCTTGTAGCCGAACGGTTTGATCCCTCTTTGGGAATGGAAAAGGATGGCTCGATGGATTTGTATGCCGACGCTGCTTTCTCTTTTTGCACTTCACTATTCCTCATCTTTATCCCCCGCCCATTCTAGCGAGGGTGGATTTCTTTGGACCTACGGGACCAAAGGCAACCGAGAACTTGCTATCAATGTCTCTTAGACTAGCCTTGTCTTTCTTTCAAAGAGCTTCTTTCATCCCTCTATTATACGAGAAAATACTACGTCGTCCGGGTTTCTTTTCGGAAAAGGTCGGCTAACAAAAGTAGTATGAGTTCCGAAGAATTCAATCCGGCTATAGCTCGTGAGACGGGCCGACCTCCAACTCTTAGCCTCATTCACGAAGACGCGCTCACACTCTAAGCATTCGATGTTGTCACCTTAAGGCGTCAGCGTGACACGCCTTTGCTTTCATGTCGCGCAATGTGATCTTCTCGACCGCCTTGCTGCGATGGATGCTTTCGATGGTAAGATTATCGATGTCAATTCCGATCCATGTTGCTTGGCTCGGTTCGGGACCACGGTACTAAGGTGGGGCTCTATAAGgcatggttttcttcttccttagttcatatgatattttctCTAGACTTAAAGAAATTTCAGAGAGTTTAACACTCATACTACCTTATTCACATTATGAAATATTATTACCTAGACAGTCATGTTCGTATGAAGATAAAGCAAAAACAGGGTACATGATATAGCATTAAGCTTTCAAAAGACACTAAACTACTTCTATGCTAAGCTAAGTCATTGTTTGCTTCCCTCATGGTGTGCTTTAATATCAACCTTCCCACCTTAAAGATGAGCCACCTACGATTATCAATAATGTAGGAAAATGATTTCCTTATAATTAGTTTCAAATTCAATTGGAAGCAATTTTTTCCTCAAAGGCAAGTTCAAGTCCTTATTTTAGGGACTAATTTCAGCATGTATATTTAAAGTGAAGGGAATATTTTTGTTGAAACTTACAATCCAATTTCCTTGTCGATATCTTATGACCCCTCCAATTCCTTtcctcttgaattttcttttgaaGCGTCATCTACGTTGAGTTTAAACAAGCATTTTTTTCGAAATAGTACATACTGGATTGTCAATAAGTACATACTGGATTGTCAATAATACCATGCTTATAGTAACTGAGTAGTATGAATTTTgttaagtgaatttttttaatcttatttaATGTGTTTAACCTCTAAATCAAGTATAATTCATACGACATCAACTAGTAAGATTAAAGTTATAATTTTCGAAAGCTATCCTACTGTAAATATATGTTTTTAACAACCATTAGCAAAGACGGATGTACAATAGTTTTGGCTTAAATCAGGTATACATGTTGAGaaaatttctaaatatgtacatataatgaACTGTGCACCTAGTAGAATAAATGGGTTATGGGTTCGGTCACAGTAGAGAAGAGGTGccaaaactcataaatttaaaattctagATCTGTATCTGACCATTAGAGATGTATTTATAGAAAATCTAGGCTAATGGTGAGATTTGCTTTATGTAAGTTGAAGATATCTTATCTCTAATATCCTAGNNNNNNNNNNNNNNNNNNNNNNNNNNNNNNNNNNNNNNNNNNNNNNNNNNNNNNNNNNNNNNNNNNNNNNNNNNNNNNNNNNNNNNNNNNNNNNNNNNNNCGGGTATTAAAGTGAAATACCCTCCGTGTTGAAGCAGAGTTGATCATGTTTGTGACCTCTTGGTTCTAGACTTTACTCCGGTTTCCCTCGGATACAAGTCTATCTGATTTTTAccatatacaaatataataaGAAATTTTATGCTTTGTATGAAGTTCCAAATGAACCCAATATATAGATGGTGGAATCATGACATTGCCATGTTCCAAAACGCATTTCATTAAGCATCCCTATTAGTCAAACAATGAATAAGGAGGTCATACCCTTGTAATATCATCTTCTGAAACAGGAGTCATATGGGGTGGAAGTTCCTCCTTATCAACATCCTGACCAATCACAACAAAACCTAAGCAAAAGGAATAGAAAATGCAAACCGGGGATGGGGAGGAGGACAGAGACGGAGATAAAGCAATACATACCAATTCTCCAATTAACACGACATTCTCCCCACGGATAATATAAAGACCTAATGGGACATCATAATAGAGATCACCAACAATAACACGGTCACGTGCACCTTCAAGAACAACATTAGCTACAAATGACAGGTAACAATTCTTGTCAGCTAGTCAATCACTGCCGTTAAATTGAAGTAATGCCAGGAGAAGCCTCTACCAAATGGGTCAAAAGAACGAAGTGTCCCCAAAAGCTTTCGGCCATCTCGCAATAATACCAGGAGTTTCTCTGCCAAAGACATATAGTCAAAATcagaaaagcaaaaaataaagcCTAGGGAACTAAAAGCAGGTCTAATCATTGCCTATAAGCCTCTTGCATTAGTTTCAACATTTACTTACGGAAACACCACAGGGGAATGAAAGAGAAAGAACAAAGGTCACCAAAGCTAGATTACATACTGCCATAAAGTacattcactactaaaaaaggCAGTCAAGTGCACTAAGCTCTCGCTGTGCGCGGGGTCCGGAGTAGGGTCggacctaattatttacggtgaattaggacacctaaagtttattaaagtAGTTATCTAAAGTTAACTCTGTTTAAGGTCTGCGAAacttaagattctaggtaagggttcaattagtctaaagggaaggtattaggcatcctttaagacccattaacaatggttaaccggccggacttatgattagttaggctaAGTGTGAATATagtgttttaaatatttaagaaaatatctttaaagtattgctaaagttataaataaaaatagaatattgtTTAAAGTAAAACTTATAAAAAGTAGTGATTGCATAAAAGAGTTTAGttataaataaactaaaagaaacGGAATGTGTaatgtttatatgtatttgaaaaAATGAGTTATGcctattaaaattaaattgtatttGTAAAGTTATTGTGAGTTAATGTTTTTTAACAAATATGTATTTCAAGTGTTTTAAGATAGTAAGAgtaaatcttgattcttttagcttaaaacatatagtcatgctaattaaaaaaaaatcaatttctaaaATAAATGTTATAGATTCTCGTTATAAATCagtttgatgaaaaaaaaataatagcttGTAAATAGTTAATTGATGAATGTTTGTggaattaactacccattactaaactaaaccccttaattttctaaggtttatctaaattaacaaaaaagataaaatgttagtcatacaataaattaaatacacaacaataaaaataaataaagagtaAAAATAAATGGGTTTGGCCCATGTAAagtgatttcaatttttttaaaaatctttctttatgtTGACGTTTGCTTttattgggctttggcccagattttgttttcttgtttggTTGCGGATTGGGCTGACTCGAGAGGAGTTGtgttgggcttttggcccaacgCCAAAATGCGGGAGAAGATGACGAGTCgcttggactcgtatgcgagatatcatgcataaaaagaaagataaggattagtatataatcgatgaataaaattaaacacGTAAAATATACACTCAAAACAGTTCAGTAGATTGtgtatatactatgtatattttggtatatttcaGATATACACATTCATAAGGATGTATATGCTAAAGTATACAACAtcatatacacgtatatacaaGAAAACAAACAATGCGGTAACAATCAAGAGGTAAGTAAATAAACTATTTCGAGAGAACTAAGCGAAATATTGAAACACTGTTCGAGAACAAGAGAAGAAGAACGATATGGACCGATTTCTAGACATAGGGTGCATGATCAAAATGCAGGTCATAATACTAAGCAAGATGCAATGCCTTGGAGGCCATATGATTATACAGAACAAGCACACAGAGGGTCTTAActaagagaggagagagagcaCACACGAAAGCAAATCAAAAAGGAGGATGATATTATGCAAAATATTGGAAACCATAAAAATATGCAACtgaaaagatgaaagaaaaacAGGCAAGTTACAGCATGTTTGAAAGGGGAGGGGTTACGCAAAATTCATTCAATGGTACATGATGACATATTTAGAACAGAAAGAATAGTAAAT is a window of Lycium ferocissimum isolate CSIRO_LF1 chromosome 12, AGI_CSIRO_Lferr_CH_V1, whole genome shotgun sequence DNA encoding:
- the LOC132039424 gene encoding sm-like protein LSM1A, with amino-acid sequence MSVKPGADFIFLNDVWFNINPSMPYLAKKLLVLLRDGRKLLGTLRSFDPFANVVLEGARDRVIVGDLYYDVPLGLYIIRGENVVLIGELDVDKEELPPHMTPVSEDDITRV